The proteins below are encoded in one region of Bacillus vallismortis:
- a CDS encoding S1 domain-containing RNA-binding protein, whose product MSIEVGSKLQGKITGITNFGAFVELPGGSTGLVHISEVADNYVKDINDHLKVGDQVEVKVINVEKDGKIGLSIKKAKDRPQARPRNDFRPKESFEQKMNKFLKDSEDRLSSLKRNTESKRGGRGARRG is encoded by the coding sequence ATGTCGATTGAAGTTGGCAGCAAGTTGCAAGGGAAAATTACAGGTATTACAAATTTTGGAGCATTTGTTGAATTGCCTGGAGGCTCAACCGGTCTCGTTCACATCAGTGAGGTAGCTGATAACTATGTCAAAGACATTAACGACCACTTAAAAGTCGGCGACCAAGTTGAAGTGAAAGTCATCAACGTTGAAAAAGACGGGAAAATTGGTTTATCTATTAAAAAAGCTAAAGACCGTCCGCAAGCCAGACCTAGAAATGATTTCCGTCCGAAAGAATCTTTTGAACAGAAAATGAATAAGTTTTTAAAAGACAGCGAAGATCGCTTGTCATCTTTAAAGCGTAATACGGAATCAAAACGTGGAGGGCGCGGAGCAAGAAGAGGATAA
- the divIC gene encoding cell division protein DivIC → MNFSSERTITEIQNDYKEQVERQNQLKKRRRKGLYRRLTVFGALVFLTAIVLASSVWSQTSSLSAKEEKKEQLEKELKSLKTKQADLKEEISKLKDEDYVTELARRDLFMSGDGEIIFNVEKKSK, encoded by the coding sequence TTGAACTTTTCCAGTGAACGAACGATAACTGAAATACAAAACGACTATAAAGAACAAGTAGAGCGGCAGAATCAGCTGAAGAAAAGAAGGCGTAAAGGGCTGTACAGGCGGTTGACTGTATTCGGCGCCCTCGTATTTCTGACGGCAATAGTGCTGGCGAGCTCTGTATGGTCTCAAACATCTTCCCTTAGCGCAAAAGAAGAAAAGAAAGAACAGCTTGAAAAAGAACTAAAAAGTTTAAAGACAAAACAAGCAGATTTAAAAGAAGAAATATCCAAATTGAAGGATGAGGATTACGTCACAGAGCTTGCCAGACGGGACTTATTCATGTCCGGAGACGGAGAAATTATCTTCAATGTGGAGAAGAAGAGCAAGTAG
- the yabQ gene encoding spore cortex biosynthesis protein YabQ, whose product MTLTTQFYTMLAMSGMGLWLGASLDTYRLFVIRAKTARWLLFIHDLLFWIVQGLLFFYVLLHVNEGEFRLYIFLAVLLGIATYQSLCKRIYIKILKFVIYLVVSVYQFFKKLIQHVLFRPVLWTCGAIIWLASFLLKKTYRLIVFLLLCLYKIAMVLCFPIRFIAKQCLKLLPEKIRLTMRRYFEKGAGFLKKKKKLLVTIRTTISRFLKR is encoded by the coding sequence ATGACGCTGACGACACAATTCTATACAATGCTGGCGATGTCCGGTATGGGGCTCTGGCTCGGCGCATCGCTTGATACATACCGGCTCTTTGTCATTCGTGCCAAAACTGCCAGATGGCTATTATTTATTCATGATCTTCTTTTCTGGATTGTGCAGGGGCTGCTTTTCTTTTATGTTTTGCTTCATGTAAATGAGGGAGAATTCAGGCTGTACATCTTTTTAGCGGTTCTGCTGGGCATTGCGACGTATCAGAGCCTTTGCAAGCGAATCTATATAAAAATACTGAAATTCGTCATTTACCTTGTTGTTTCTGTTTATCAATTCTTCAAAAAACTCATTCAGCACGTGTTATTTCGTCCTGTTTTATGGACATGCGGAGCGATCATTTGGCTGGCGTCGTTTTTATTAAAGAAAACATACCGCCTGATCGTTTTTCTCTTGTTGTGTCTATATAAAATAGCCATGGTTCTGTGTTTTCCGATCCGTTTTATCGCAAAACAATGTTTGAAACTTCTTCCTGAAAAAATACGTCTAACTATGAGACGTTATTTTGAAAAAGGTGCAGGATTTCTCAAAAAGAAGAAGAAACTATTGGTAACCATAAGAACGACCATCTCACGTTTTTTGAAGAGATGA
- the yabP gene encoding sporulation protein YabP: protein MNSYYDQKGSSSVPEEHDVTMKGRKHLDISGVKHVESFDNEEFLLETVMGMLSVRGQNLQMKNLDVEKGIVSIKGRVFDLVYLDEQQGDKAKGFFSKLFK, encoded by the coding sequence ATGAATTCATATTACGATCAAAAAGGTTCTTCGTCTGTTCCGGAAGAGCATGATGTGACAATGAAAGGCCGGAAGCATTTAGATATTTCTGGGGTTAAGCATGTGGAGAGCTTTGATAATGAAGAGTTCCTTCTGGAAACGGTGATGGGGATGCTCTCAGTCAGAGGCCAAAACTTGCAGATGAAAAATTTAGATGTGGAAAAAGGGATTGTATCTATTAAAGGCAGGGTATTTGATTTAGTGTACTTAGACGAACAACAAGGGGATAAAGCTAAAGGGTTTTTTAGCAAGTTGTTTAAATGA
- a CDS encoding RNA-binding S4 domain-containing protein: MRLDKFLKVSRLIKRRTLAKEVADQGRISINGNQAKASSDVKPGDELTVRFGQKLVTVQINELKDTTKKEEAANMYTILKEEKLGE; the protein is encoded by the coding sequence ATGAGATTAGATAAATTTTTGAAAGTATCACGGCTGATTAAGCGACGTACATTAGCAAAGGAAGTAGCTGACCAAGGACGAATCTCTATTAACGGAAACCAGGCTAAAGCAAGCTCTGACGTGAAACCCGGAGATGAACTAACGGTCCGCTTCGGCCAAAAGCTTGTAACAGTTCAAATAAATGAGTTGAAAGACACGACGAAAAAAGAAGAAGCTGCAAACATGTATACAATCCTAAAGGAAGAAAAACTCGGCGAATAG
- the mazG gene encoding nucleoside triphosphate pyrophosphohydrolase: MAGNITVVGLGAGDMDQLTIGIHKLLTKADTLYVRTKDHPLIQELEKDTKTIRFFDDIYEKHDQFDAVYEEIADILFEAAQHEDVVYAVPGHPFVAEKTVQLLTERQEEEHVQVNVAGGQSFLDATFNALQIDPIEGFQFVDAGTLSADELELRHHLIICQVYDQMTASEVKLTLMEKLPDDYEVVIVTAAGSRDEEIQPVPLFELDRNVALNNLTSVYIPPIKEEKLLYHEFSAFRSIIRELRGPNGCPWDKKQTHQSLKQYMIEECYELLEAIDEEDTDHMIEELGDVLLQVLLHAQIGEDEGYFTIDDVIKGISEKMIRRHPHVFKDAKVQDENDVLANWEDIKKAEKSTPEASLLDSVPKTLPALSKAAKLQKKAAKVGFDWEDVSDIWEKVSEEMKEFSSEVSEDPHEHNLKAEFGDVLFALVNVARFYKIEPEEALAMTNDKFRRRFSYIEKTAKEQEIELADMSLEDMDKLWNEAKETERRS, encoded by the coding sequence ATGGCGGGTAATATTACAGTCGTCGGACTTGGTGCCGGAGACATGGACCAATTGACAATTGGGATACATAAGCTGCTGACGAAGGCAGATACGCTTTATGTCAGAACCAAGGATCATCCCTTAATTCAGGAGCTTGAAAAAGATACGAAGACTATCCGTTTTTTTGATGATATATATGAGAAACACGACCAGTTCGATGCCGTATACGAAGAAATTGCTGATATCCTGTTTGAAGCGGCGCAACATGAGGACGTGGTTTATGCTGTGCCGGGACACCCCTTTGTAGCGGAAAAAACAGTACAGCTGCTGACGGAGCGGCAGGAAGAGGAACATGTTCAAGTAAACGTCGCGGGAGGACAAAGTTTTCTTGATGCCACATTCAATGCCTTGCAAATCGACCCGATTGAAGGTTTTCAATTTGTGGATGCCGGCACGTTGTCCGCGGATGAGCTTGAGCTTAGACATCACCTGATCATATGTCAGGTTTACGACCAAATGACGGCTTCTGAAGTCAAACTGACATTGATGGAGAAGCTTCCAGACGATTATGAGGTTGTAATCGTGACTGCGGCGGGGAGCCGTGACGAGGAAATCCAGCCAGTGCCTTTATTTGAGCTGGACCGCAATGTCGCCTTGAATAACTTAACAAGTGTGTATATTCCGCCGATTAAAGAAGAGAAGCTGCTTTATCACGAATTTTCCGCGTTCCGAAGCATTATCAGAGAGCTTCGCGGGCCTAATGGATGTCCGTGGGATAAAAAGCAGACTCATCAGTCATTAAAACAATACATGATTGAAGAATGTTATGAACTTCTCGAAGCAATTGACGAAGAAGACACAGACCATATGATCGAAGAGCTCGGCGACGTTTTGCTTCAGGTCTTACTCCACGCACAAATAGGTGAAGATGAAGGTTATTTCACTATTGATGATGTCATAAAAGGAATCAGTGAGAAAATGATCCGAAGACATCCCCATGTGTTTAAAGATGCTAAGGTTCAGGATGAAAACGATGTTTTGGCAAATTGGGAAGACATAAAAAAAGCCGAAAAAAGCACACCGGAAGCATCCTTATTAGACAGCGTGCCGAAAACACTTCCAGCTCTTTCAAAAGCCGCTAAACTCCAGAAAAAAGCAGCGAAGGTCGGTTTTGATTGGGAAGACGTCAGCGATATTTGGGAAAAGGTAAGCGAGGAAATGAAAGAATTTTCTTCTGAGGTTTCTGAAGATCCTCATGAACACAATCTCAAGGCTGAGTTTGGCGACGTATTGTTCGCACTGGTGAATGTAGCCCGCTTCTACAAAATAGAGCCTGAAGAAGCACTGGCGATGACCAATGACAAATTCCGGAGACGCTTCTCTTATATTGAGAAAACTGCGAAGGAACAGGAAATTGAGCTGGCTGATATGTCTCTTGAAGACATGGACAAACTGTGGAATGAAGCAAAAGAAACTGAGAGGAGATCATAA
- a CDS encoding putative polysaccharide biosynthesis protein, with the protein MDDSIGVKRHWIWQGAFVLILAGVISKILSAVYRVPFQNIVGDVGFYIYQQVYPFLGIAVMLSTSGFPVIISKLMNDYSEKSHRNILKISALFLSLIGILLFLCLYMGAVPIARFMGDSHLAVLIQVTAFAFLLFPFVALLRGAFQGRQDMFPSALSQMTEQFLRVAVLLGLSYWLVKQGASLYTAGAAAASGSLAGSFVGLIILAFLWFKVKRDNQTSSHNENVITTKELIKKLLLYSVTICVSSLLLLLVQLVDALNLYALLSGGQASEVAKRLKGIYDRGQPLLQLGSVFAVSIATSLVPYISKAVKNKELKIMKEKVTSSLKLCLVLGTGASAGLICILEPVNIMLFQNSEGTAALQVFSSSILFASLAVTAAAVLQGAGYTVFPAIAVGAGLAVKWVLNTLLVPRYGIEGASLATAASFAAVAGLNLYKLRQKEWLGKLKGILIPMIGSALLMAAVLFTYLRLWAFLLPAAGRGASAIESFSAVAIGGAVFIYCMMKLGIFTDEELNSVPFGSKLSKIIRRREQNGG; encoded by the coding sequence ATGGACGATTCAATAGGCGTCAAACGGCATTGGATTTGGCAGGGGGCATTTGTTTTAATTCTGGCAGGCGTCATCTCAAAAATACTAAGCGCCGTTTACAGAGTCCCGTTTCAAAACATTGTCGGCGATGTTGGATTTTATATATATCAGCAGGTATACCCCTTTCTTGGTATTGCGGTCATGCTGTCCACTTCAGGATTTCCGGTCATTATCTCGAAACTGATGAATGATTATAGTGAAAAAAGCCATCGCAACATATTAAAAATATCAGCGTTGTTTTTGTCGTTAATCGGCATTTTATTATTTCTTTGCTTATATATGGGTGCTGTTCCAATCGCACGTTTTATGGGAGATTCACATCTCGCTGTTTTAATTCAAGTGACTGCGTTTGCGTTTCTGCTCTTCCCGTTTGTCGCACTGCTTAGAGGCGCTTTTCAAGGGCGGCAAGATATGTTCCCGTCAGCTTTATCGCAGATGACAGAGCAGTTTCTGCGTGTTGCGGTGCTCCTGGGCTTATCATATTGGCTCGTCAAACAGGGGGCTTCGCTCTATACTGCGGGAGCGGCCGCGGCTTCAGGGTCTCTTGCCGGAAGTTTCGTTGGGTTAATCATACTTGCTTTTCTTTGGTTCAAAGTGAAAAGAGACAACCAAACGAGTAGCCACAATGAAAATGTCATTACAACAAAAGAACTGATAAAAAAACTGCTCTTGTATTCGGTTACAATTTGTGTAAGCAGTTTGCTGCTTTTGCTGGTCCAGCTTGTCGATGCGTTGAATTTATATGCTCTGCTTTCGGGCGGTCAGGCAAGCGAAGTAGCGAAACGCCTAAAGGGAATTTATGATCGGGGGCAGCCCTTGCTGCAGCTCGGTTCAGTTTTCGCGGTGAGCATCGCGACATCACTCGTTCCGTATATTTCAAAGGCCGTAAAGAACAAAGAGCTGAAGATCATGAAAGAAAAAGTCACATCATCTTTAAAATTATGTCTTGTACTGGGTACAGGGGCGTCGGCTGGGTTGATTTGCATTCTTGAGCCGGTCAACATCATGCTGTTTCAAAATAGTGAAGGGACAGCCGCGTTACAAGTATTCAGCAGCTCCATCTTGTTTGCATCCTTGGCGGTCACGGCAGCCGCAGTTTTGCAGGGAGCGGGCTACACTGTTTTTCCTGCGATAGCGGTGGGCGCGGGTCTTGCAGTAAAATGGGTGTTAAACACTCTTTTAGTACCGCGCTATGGGATTGAAGGGGCATCACTTGCAACGGCTGCTTCCTTTGCGGCTGTCGCCGGCCTTAACTTGTATAAGCTTCGGCAAAAGGAATGGCTGGGTAAGCTCAAAGGCATTTTGATTCCGATGATTGGATCTGCCCTTTTAATGGCGGCAGTCTTGTTTACATATTTGCGACTCTGGGCTTTTTTGCTCCCTGCAGCAGGAAGAGGAGCATCTGCGATTGAAAGTTTTTCTGCTGTTGCTATTGGTGGCGCGGTGTTCATTTATTGTATGATGAAATTGGGAATATTTACAGATGAAGAGCTGAACAGTGTGCCTTTTGGCAGCAAGTTAAGCAAAATCATCAGAAGGAGAGAACAAAATGGCGGGTAA
- the spoVT gene encoding stage V sporulation protein T, which yields MKATGIVRRIDDLGRVVIPKEIRRTLRIREGDPLEIFVDRDGEVILKKYSPISELGDFAKEYADALYDSLGHSVLICDRDVYIAVSGSSKKDYLNKPISEMLEKTMDQRSSVLESDTKSVQLVNGIDEDMNSYTVCPIVANGDPIGAVVIFSKDQTMGEVEHKAVETAAGFLARQMEQ from the coding sequence ATGAAAGCAACCGGTATCGTACGTCGTATTGATGACTTAGGTCGGGTCGTGATTCCTAAAGAAATTCGCAGAACTCTGAGAATCAGGGAAGGCGATCCGCTTGAGATTTTTGTAGATCGTGACGGAGAAGTTATTTTGAAAAAGTACTCTCCGATCAGTGAGCTTGGAGACTTTGCAAAGGAGTATGCGGACGCGCTTTACGATAGTCTCGGCCATTCAGTGCTGATTTGTGACCGCGATGTATATATTGCTGTGTCCGGCAGCTCGAAAAAAGACTATTTAAACAAGCCAATCAGCGAAATGCTGGAAAAAACAATGGATCAGCGCAGTTCCGTGCTTGAGAGTGACACGAAATCAGTGCAGCTTGTTAATGGCATAGATGAGGACATGAATTCTTATACTGTCTGCCCAATTGTGGCAAATGGTGATCCGATAGGCGCCGTGGTTATTTTTTCAAAGGATCAGACAATGGGCGAAGTAGAGCATAAAGCCGTTGAGACAGCAGCTGGATTCTTGGCTCGTCAAATGGAACAGTAG
- the mfd gene encoding transcription-repair coupling factor: protein MDNIQTFIKESDDFKSIINGLHEGLKEQLLAGLSGSARSVFTSALANETNKPIFLITHNLYQAQKVTDDLTALLEDQSVLLYPVNELISSEIAVASPELRAQRLDVINRLTNGEAPIVVAPVAAIRRMLPPVEVWKNSQMRIQTGHDIEPDQLASRLVEIGYERSDMVASPGEFSIRGGIIDIYPLTSEHPVRIELFDTEVDSIRSFNSDDQRSIETLSSISIGPAKELIIRPEEKVRAMEKMDKGLAASLKKLKQDKQKEILHTNISHDKERLSEGQTDQELVKYLSYFYEKPASLLDYTPDNTLLILDEVSRIHEMEEQLQKEEAEFITNLLEEGKILHDISLSFSFQKIVAEQKRSLLYYSLFLRHVHHTSPQNIVNVSSRQMQSFHGQMNVLAGEMERFKKSNFTVVFLGANKERTQRLSSVLADYEIEAAVTDSKKALVQGQVYIMEGELQSGFELPLMKLAVITEEELFKNRVKKKPRKQKLTNAERIKSYSELQIGDYVVHINHGIGKYLGIETLEINGIHKDYLNIHYQGSDKLYVPVEQIDQVQKYVGSEGKEPKLYKLGGSEWKRVKKKVETSVQDIADDLIKLYAEREASKGYAFTPDHEMQREFESAFPYQETEDQLRSIHEIKKDMERERPMDRLLCGDVGYGKTEVAIRAAFKAIGDGKQVALLVPTTILAQQHYETITERFQDYPINIGLLSRFRTRKEANETLKGLKNGTVDIVIGTHRLLSKDVVYKDLGLLIIDEEQRFGVTHKEKIKQIKANVDVLTLTATPIPRTLHMSMLGVRDLSVIETPPENRFPVQTYVVEYNGALVREAIERELARGGQVYFLYNRVEDIERKADEISMLVPDAKVAYAHGKMTENELETVMLNFLEGESDVLVSTTIIETGVDIPNVNTLIVFDADKMGLSQLYQLRGRVGRSNRVAYAYFTYRRDKVLTEVAEKRLQAIKEFTELGSGFKIAMRDLTIRGAGNLLGAQQHGFIDSVGFDLYSQMLKEAIEERKGDTAKTEKFETEIDVELDAYIPETYIQDGKQKIDMYKRFRSVATLEEKNELQDEMIDRFGNYPKEVEYLFTVAEMKVYARHERVELIKQDKDAVRLTISEEASADIDGQKLFELGNKYGRQIGLGMEGKKLKISIQTKGRSADEWLETVLGMLKGLKDVKKQTISST from the coding sequence ATGGACAATATTCAAACCTTTATAAAAGAAAGCGATGACTTTAAATCCATCATCAACGGTTTACACGAGGGGCTGAAGGAACAGCTGCTCGCGGGTCTTTCGGGTTCCGCGCGTTCTGTTTTCACTTCTGCCCTGGCTAATGAAACGAATAAGCCTATCTTTCTCATCACTCATAATTTGTATCAAGCCCAGAAAGTAACGGATGATCTGACTGCACTTTTAGAGGATCAGTCTGTTCTTTTGTACCCCGTCAACGAACTCATTTCATCAGAAATCGCAGTCGCAAGCCCTGAATTGAGAGCGCAGCGATTAGATGTCATTAATAGATTAACGAATGGAGAAGCGCCAATTGTTGTTGCGCCTGTAGCTGCGATCAGAAGAATGCTGCCGCCTGTAGAGGTGTGGAAAAACAGTCAAATGCGCATTCAAACGGGCCATGATATCGAACCTGACCAGCTTGCATCACGGCTTGTAGAGATCGGTTATGAGCGCTCTGATATGGTTGCTTCACCCGGGGAATTCAGCATTCGCGGAGGAATCATCGACATATACCCGCTGACTTCAGAGCATCCGGTGAGAATTGAGCTTTTTGACACCGAAGTGGATTCAATTCGCAGCTTTAACTCGGATGATCAGCGGTCAATTGAGACTCTTTCCTCGATCAGTATCGGTCCTGCGAAGGAATTGATTATCAGGCCTGAAGAAAAAGTTCGGGCAATGGAGAAAATGGATAAAGGTCTTGCCGCAAGCCTGAAAAAATTAAAGCAAGACAAGCAAAAAGAAATTCTTCATACAAATATTTCTCATGACAAAGAACGCTTGTCTGAAGGCCAGACAGATCAGGAGCTGGTGAAGTATCTCTCGTATTTCTATGAAAAGCCTGCTAGTTTACTAGATTATACACCTGATAATACTCTTCTGATTTTGGATGAAGTCAGCCGGATTCATGAGATGGAAGAACAGCTTCAAAAAGAAGAAGCCGAGTTCATAACAAACCTTCTCGAGGAAGGGAAGATTTTGCATGACATCAGTTTGTCATTCAGCTTCCAAAAAATAGTGGCTGAACAAAAACGCTCTCTGCTGTACTATTCTTTATTTTTACGGCATGTACACCATACGAGTCCGCAAAATATCGTCAATGTGTCAAGCAGGCAAATGCAAAGCTTCCATGGCCAAATGAATGTGCTTGCGGGAGAAATGGAGCGCTTTAAAAAATCCAACTTCACCGTTGTATTCTTAGGTGCAAATAAGGAACGTACGCAGCGGTTATCTTCTGTTCTGGCTGATTACGAAATCGAAGCCGCCGTGACGGACAGCAAAAAAGCGCTTGTTCAGGGACAGGTTTATATCATGGAAGGCGAGCTCCAATCCGGTTTTGAGCTGCCGTTAATGAAGCTTGCCGTTATTACGGAAGAAGAACTATTCAAAAATCGCGTAAAAAAGAAGCCACGTAAACAGAAGCTTACAAATGCAGAGCGCATCAAGAGCTATTCCGAGCTGCAAATCGGTGATTATGTCGTTCATATTAATCACGGGATCGGGAAATATTTAGGGATTGAAACCTTAGAAATCAACGGAATCCACAAAGACTATTTAAACATTCATTATCAGGGAAGCGACAAGCTCTACGTCCCTGTTGAACAAATTGATCAGGTGCAAAAATATGTTGGCTCTGAAGGGAAAGAGCCAAAGCTGTATAAATTAGGCGGAAGCGAATGGAAGCGGGTCAAGAAAAAAGTAGAGACATCGGTTCAGGATATTGCTGATGACTTAATTAAGCTATATGCCGAAAGGGAAGCGAGCAAGGGCTATGCGTTTACGCCTGATCATGAGATGCAGCGTGAATTTGAGTCGGCGTTTCCTTATCAAGAGACTGAGGATCAGCTTCGTTCCATTCACGAAATCAAAAAGGACATGGAACGAGAACGTCCGATGGACCGCTTGCTATGCGGAGATGTGGGTTATGGCAAAACAGAGGTTGCCATACGTGCTGCATTTAAGGCGATAGGTGACGGGAAACAGGTAGCGCTGCTTGTTCCGACAACAATTTTGGCACAGCAGCACTATGAAACCATTACTGAGCGCTTTCAGGACTACCCGATTAACATCGGCCTGCTCAGCAGATTCAGAACGAGGAAAGAAGCGAACGAAACGCTCAAAGGATTAAAAAACGGTACTGTTGATATCGTCATCGGGACGCACCGGCTATTATCCAAAGATGTCGTTTATAAAGACTTAGGGCTCCTTATCATTGATGAAGAGCAGCGTTTCGGTGTAACCCATAAAGAGAAGATCAAGCAAATCAAAGCCAATGTGGATGTATTAACATTAACTGCGACGCCTATTCCGCGTACGCTGCATATGTCTATGCTTGGCGTAAGGGATCTTTCAGTCATCGAGACTCCGCCGGAAAACCGCTTCCCCGTGCAGACGTATGTTGTGGAATACAACGGCGCCCTTGTCAGAGAGGCGATTGAACGTGAGCTAGCGCGCGGAGGCCAGGTCTATTTCTTGTACAACCGGGTAGAGGATATTGAACGGAAAGCGGATGAGATCTCTATGCTTGTCCCTGACGCGAAGGTAGCGTATGCACATGGGAAAATGACAGAAAACGAACTAGAAACCGTTATGCTGAATTTTCTTGAAGGAGAATCAGACGTTCTCGTCAGCACAACCATTATCGAAACCGGCGTAGACATCCCGAACGTCAATACGCTCATTGTATTTGACGCAGACAAGATGGGGCTTTCTCAGCTTTATCAGCTGCGGGGGCGTGTCGGCCGTTCTAATCGTGTGGCGTATGCTTACTTTACGTACCGTCGGGATAAAGTGCTGACAGAGGTAGCTGAGAAAAGGCTGCAGGCCATTAAAGAATTTACAGAGCTTGGTTCCGGTTTTAAAATTGCCATGCGTGACTTAACAATTCGCGGAGCAGGGAACCTTCTCGGCGCCCAGCAGCACGGATTTATCGACTCAGTCGGATTTGATCTCTATTCACAAATGCTGAAGGAGGCTATTGAGGAGCGTAAAGGGGACACAGCGAAAACGGAGAAGTTTGAAACAGAAATTGATGTCGAGCTTGATGCCTATATTCCTGAAACCTATATTCAAGACGGCAAACAGAAAATTGATATGTATAAACGCTTTAGGTCTGTGGCTACACTCGAAGAAAAGAATGAACTTCAAGACGAAATGATCGACCGGTTTGGAAACTACCCTAAAGAAGTCGAGTACTTGTTTACTGTTGCTGAAATGAAGGTTTATGCGAGACATGAGCGTGTTGAGCTGATTAAGCAGGATAAAGATGCGGTCAGATTGACGATTTCTGAAGAAGCAAGTGCTGATATTGACGGCCAGAAGCTGTTTGAGCTGGGCAATAAATATGGCAGGCAAATCGGATTGGGAATGGAAGGCAAAAAGCTCAAGATCTCCATACAGACAAAAGGCCGGAGTGCAGATGAATGGCTCGAAACAGTGCTGGGCATGCTGAAAGGCTTAAAAGATGTGAAAAAGCAAACCATTTCATCAACGTAA
- the fin gene encoding anti-sigma-F factor Fin, translated as MALHYYCRHCGVKVGSLESSTVSTDSLGFQHLTNQERNDMISYKENGDVHVSTICEDCQEALDRNPHYHEHHTFIQ; from the coding sequence ATGGCTTTGCATTATTATTGTCGTCATTGCGGAGTGAAAGTAGGCAGTCTCGAATCATCCACGGTATCGACTGACTCACTCGGATTTCAGCACTTAACAAACCAAGAAAGAAACGATATGATTTCTTATAAAGAAAATGGAGATGTCCATGTATCGACGATATGTGAAGATTGCCAAGAGGCGCTTGACCGAAATCCGCATTACCACGAACATCACACATTTATTCAATAA
- the pth gene encoding aminoacyl-tRNA hydrolase, translating into MLVIAGLGNPGKNYENTRHNVGFMVIDQLAKEWNIELNQNKFNGLYGTGFVCGKKVLLVKPLTYMNLSGECLRPLMDYYDVENDDVTVIYDDLDLPAGKIRLRTKGSAGGHNGIKSLIQHLGTSEFDRIRIGIGRPVNGMKVVDYVLGSFTKEEAPDIGEAIAKSVKACEAALSKPFLEVMNEFNAKV; encoded by the coding sequence ATGCTTGTGATCGCCGGTCTCGGAAACCCGGGGAAGAACTATGAAAACACACGGCATAATGTCGGATTTATGGTGATAGATCAGCTTGCAAAGGAATGGAATATTGAGCTGAATCAGAATAAATTTAATGGATTATACGGAACCGGATTTGTTTGCGGCAAAAAGGTTCTACTCGTTAAACCGCTTACATATATGAATTTATCAGGAGAATGTTTGCGGCCTTTAATGGACTATTATGATGTCGAAAATGACGATGTAACAGTCATTTACGACGATCTCGATCTTCCGGCTGGCAAGATCCGTTTAAGAACAAAAGGAAGCGCCGGAGGGCACAATGGCATCAAATCACTGATCCAGCATCTTGGAACATCCGAGTTTGACCGTATCCGCATTGGAATCGGCCGGCCTGTAAACGGTATGAAGGTCGTTGACTATGTGTTAGGCTCTTTCACCAAGGAGGAGGCACCTGATATTGGGGAAGCGATCGCAAAGTCTGTGAAGGCTTGTGAAGCTGCTCTGAGTAAACCATTTTTGGAAGTCATGAACGAATTTAACGCAAAGGTATAA
- a CDS encoding 50S ribosomal protein L25/general stress protein Ctc, translating to MATLTAKERTDFTRSSLRNIRTSGHVPGIIYGKDTGNKPVSLDSVELIKTLRDEGKNTVLTLDVSGEKHSVMVTDLQTDPLKNEITHADFQVVNMSEDIEVEVPIHLTGEAIGVKNGGVLQQPLYALTVKAKPKAIPQTIEADISNLDVNEVLTIADLPAGDDYSFHHESDEVVASILPPQQQEAAEIDEEESADAQPEGENKEQ from the coding sequence ATGGCAACTTTAACGGCAAAAGAAAGAACGGACTTTACTCGTTCGTCTCTTCGGAATATCCGTACTTCAGGACATGTTCCAGGTATCATATATGGGAAAGACACGGGAAACAAACCTGTATCATTAGACAGTGTGGAGCTGATCAAAACGCTGAGGGACGAAGGGAAAAACACAGTCCTCACGCTTGACGTCAGCGGAGAGAAACATTCTGTCATGGTAACAGACCTGCAAACGGACCCGCTGAAAAATGAAATCACGCACGCTGACTTTCAAGTGGTCAATATGAGTGAAGACATTGAGGTGGAAGTTCCGATCCATCTGACCGGAGAAGCCATTGGAGTGAAAAACGGAGGCGTATTGCAGCAGCCGCTGTATGCACTTACTGTAAAGGCTAAGCCAAAAGCCATTCCGCAAACGATAGAGGCTGATATTTCAAACCTCGATGTAAATGAAGTACTGACGATTGCGGATTTGCCTGCTGGCGATGACTATTCCTTTCATCATGAATCAGATGAAGTCGTGGCTTCTATCCTTCCTCCGCAACAGCAGGAAGCAGCTGAGATAGATGAAGAGGAATCTGCCGATGCCCAGCCTGAAGGTGAAAACAAAGAACAATAG